A region of Homo sapiens chromosome 17, GRCh38.p14 Primary Assembly DNA encodes the following proteins:
- the CDRT4 gene encoding CMT1A duplicated region transcript 4 protein codes for MDARRMKKEEGLTENTGLPRKLLEKHDPWPAYVTYTSQTVKRLIEKSKTRELECMRALEERPWASRQNKPSSVIQPKRRKSSKSSGKAVFRDTLSESTLSMWGAYSVLAMAPTMIPEPTHLHADSRDCPTENYNKIIFARKPMMRMLPTVRY; via the exons atgGATGCAAGAAggatgaagaaagaagaag GACTCACAGAAAACACTGGACTTCCCCGGAAGCTACTTGAAAAACATGACCCCTGGCCGGCCTATGTCACCTATACCTCTCAGACAGTGAAAAGACTCATTGAGAAAAGCAAAACTAGAGAACTGGAATGCATGCGTGCCCTCGAGGAAAGACCCTGGGCATCAAGGCAGAATAAACCTTCCAGCGTCATTCAGCCGAAAAGGAGGAAGTCTTCCAAGTCTTCTGGCAAAGCTGTGTTCAGGGACACGCTGTCAGAATCCACGTTATCAATGTGGGGCGCTTATTCGGTATTGGCCATGGCTCCTACCATGATCCCAGAACCCACACACTTACATGCGGATTCCAGAGACTGTCCAACTGAAAACTATAACAAGATCATCTTTGCCCGCAAGCCTATGATGAGGATGCTCCCTACAGTTCGCtactga